The sequence CGATGCAAGGTTTAAATGATTTGTTTAAGAAGTACATGATAGGGGTTGTTGGCAAAGAATTAAGGAGAATTGAATAGCTGTTATCAAAGGAAATTTGTTGGGAGGTGGGTGTAGATGACTTAAAGCTTCAACATTCTCTTGAGAGCCAAAGGGACAGACTCTTGCATATAGAGGAGATTATTTGGAGGCAAAGGAGCAGGGTGTTATGGCTGAAACATGGGGACAAGAATACTATGTTCTTTCATTGAAAGGCCAACCAAAAACATCAAACAAATGCTATTCAGAAGCTTAAAGACGAAAATGACTTTTGGTGGAGAGGAGATGAACACTTTGAGTGGTTAGTTGTGAAATTCTTTTATACGGATGGCAATATGCTAGACACAAAGTTTGAACAATGTGTATGACAATTAGTACATGTAAcaaataaatgaaagaaaaatataaaacaacacaAGAATTGGTAACCCAGTTCGGTACAAAGTCACCTACGTATGGAAAGTATCAACCCAATGAAAGAAAATTCACTCTTAATAGTGAGAAGTAAAAATTAGTCTGATTTACACTCTCACAATTCAATGCCTCTTTTCCTAATACTACCCGTGAATTTCAATCCTTGTTCCCCCCAAATTCGAGACCCTTCTCACTTTCACTCAAATACTTAAATAGTCTATTCTCCTAACTTAGAAATATGACCCAAGAATAGATTATTACACAATAAACTGACAAACAAAGActcaataacaataaaaattgtcAAGCTAAACAATGCAAGGTCTGAGTCTTCACAAAGTAGAATGACTCCTTAAATAGAAATAATAATCAAGCTAGAAAGTCCAGTAGGAGTTTTGATTTGAATGCGACTAAAGCTCTAAAGCGCATGTGATTAATCTTCACTAATGTTGATTGCAAGTCTTGAATGACCACGTCTTGAATAAATCTAAATCTCTTAAATATAACAAACTCAATTTCTCTAAAATGGATTCACATTAAATCTTTCTTAAACCAAAATGCGCATAAACAATCAAATCTCTGGTCgtacataaaagaaaacaaatctcCAAATGTGCGAAAATTATTATAAACAGCTTACATGCTTAACTTGTTGCTTTCTACTAAAGTGTCTTAAATCACTTTGAGAGAGGATGTCTCACAACTTAGGTAAACATTTTTTTACACATGTtgcctatatataaatattaccAATCACATGTAATAACAAGTAACATTTAGACTATAAATGAGTTAAATATTTGATGAAGAAGATATGTGACTCATAGTATAGTGGCATAAAGTTTGGAGTGGGAATGTGACATATCTCTCCTAAAATTTCTTATTCCTAATCTTGACACTCCTCTGAATTTTTTAATTAGTGAaaatcctataatgttttgacCAAATTCAAGACAAGATATAATGGGCGTATACCTATGAAaatctaagagtgtgtttggatgaaatattttaataaaaaaatgtaatgTCTTgggaaaatttaaaatgatttggatAAAGTTCATGTTTGGATCAAGAATATGTAgaatttttaaaatgataaaaaattataaaatattttgttcaggttaaattttaatgattttgaAATGACATATACAATCTAATAATTTGAAATTTCTCTCATACTTCATAGAATGTGAATGTCAAAttaaatattagtattattttaaaatttggaaGTTGGtccttatattttaaaattttaaaattgatccttaaatttttttaaatattgcaaattggtccttaataaattttaaattttataaattgatcTCTTTAAAGTTTTAAATATTGTAACTAGGAccctaattttcaaaatttaaaattggtCCAAAATTTTTAAACGTTATAAAAGAAAgactcaaaaaatttaaaaatgaatagtTTTAACACCCTAtccaaacaaaaatttaaaattttaagatttttaattaaaatatttaaattcttaAAAATTTCAAATCATCCCACTCAAACACACTTTAAAAATTGATCTTTAATTAAATAAAGActcaattatatttttttgtctAGTTTCGTGAATAAAGTCATATAGAAAAACCAAAATTGTAATTATgccttaaataattttaaaatggtGTTTATTTTCTTAACTCCTCTCTTGATTTATCCACTCTTAAAGTGTCCAAATTATGTTGCTATCACTTTGGCTTGTGCTTGTTTTATAGTGTGGAAGAAAAACATCTCAACACATTATGTACCAAAATTTCCATTGTAATGTTCTCTATTCAAGTTAATGATGTCACGTGGTTCGCCGTAAAAAAAAAGTGAGCATCAATCACTATAAAAGCTTGactaatattggaaaaatatagacatgactttttctttgcCTTGACGGGTAGGTAATTAATTGAGCACAAAATACTTCATGCACTTAGTCCATAACCCTTTTCGTCCTGTCCCCTTTACATATCATATGCTATAAATTCACTCTTGTATGTCCATAGTTTTTCTCATCCCTCTTTCATTTCCATTTTTTTCAGTACCatacttttaaaaatataatcatGATCCGTACTATATTGATTGCATGTCATGAATTTCTTAATATGAAAATCTCAGAAGAAAAATTATCAGAAAAACTCAAAGACACCAAGGTAATAACATACAAAAATGAGTTAGCCAATACAAAGATGAGAAGAAAGGCAGTTAAGAAAAGTGTCCGGTTTGTGGATACAGAACGAGATCCTCTTTTGGATAAAGACGAAGAGAAGGAGTTGGTGAAAGGAAGAGGAAGCTGCAACAGTGATTGTAGTAGTGATTTTGATGAATTTGGAGAAAGAGAAAGGATGAATATTAGAGTGAAGGTAAAGATGACAAGGGAAGAAGCTGCTAAGTTTCTGTCAAAATTTAAAGACAAGGAAGGAGCGGTTCTTCCATTCAAGGATGTTGCTCCTCATATTGTGGCTCTCCCACTAGACAGAGTTACCATTCTGTCCACTTGAACCAACCATATAATAGCAATTATAGTTGTAGTTTCTAGTTAGTGTGTTTTTGTtgtttcaaaaaaaatgtttgtGTTACTTTTGACTACATCAATTTGTTAGTGTTGTATGCACAGTTTGCAAAACTGGAGAGAAGTGCTATTTGAATATTCTAGTATCAGTTTCAATGTTATTTGTTGTCGTCACGTTTTAGATATGTTTAAAGATGACTAACTTGTTGGAAAAAATGTTGGCACATATGGTCCGTTGTTTTCCTCCTAAAAGATATAAAAGAGGAGTATCAATTTCAATATGAGACTAGTTTATTAAAgtcaatattttgtattttttttttttagtatctCTTAAAACTAACCAAGCAATTGATGAAGTAGCTCCTGCTAAAGACGAAGATTTGAGAAATACCGATTTGATTTCTAGTGGAAACAATACTTATCAGTGCCATGATCTCTCGGTACGAACTCTGGATTATCAGAGCCCTATTTCCCTGTGAATCAGAgtacataaaacaaaaataaaaactataagtgataaacataaaacaattattttcaaCATTGTTAGAaattaaaaagttttaaaaaaaaagttcacCGAAGACGCTAGAGCTGCAAAAGGTTGAAAGGCGCATGGCGATTCTAGGCAGCATCGAGATTCACGGTGGTGATAACCTGATGGCCAGTTGTAACGGGAGTTTGCGGAGGTTGAGAGAAGGTCGTTAACTTGTTATGGATTCGTTGGATTTCAACATATATATAATCATGTATCTCTATCATTCTTTTTTTAAAACaacctttttttttaacaaataaatattaaaatatataaacaaaatatgTACATTCGAGGGGCTACACCTTACCCAGAGAGAACcaacaaaccaaaaataaaacTCGAAGACGAGCATACAATCAATCTGTTCTTGTGATCAGATACCTAACCGCGTGAAAGTCCATCCCGCTGGCCGCAATTATAAGATCAAACAAATTGATAATTAGGTAAACTTAACTTATCTCTAAAGAACTCTTCTTTGATGAAATAAGGAATCGAATCCCACCAAGGAAATTCTTGGATCACATGATCATGATTAGAAACCATATCTACACACATGATACCTTCCCGATATTTGTGACTAAAAGCCATAATTAACTGGAGATGTTTGCAGTTAGCCCATATATTGCGGAGTTTCCAAGGCATCAAGTCCTCATTCATGAAATAATGAATAGCACCTTGACAGTCACTCTTAATCCAGACCTCATGACCAACCTCTGGTTGTCCTGTTTTCTAACGCTAGCAAAATCGTGATAATCTTCACATGCAACACAGTAACCTGACCTAAATTGGCAGCAAACACACCTATGAACTCCCCATGATGGTCCTGACAATACCACCCCCTATAGAAAAATCTTCTCTTACCAATATGTCTGTTTATTTTAGTCCACCCTAAGTTTTGGTGTTTCCAGCAAACCGTTATAATTCTGGTGGATTTCCTAAAACGTCTCTTGATCTGCAGTCCATCCAAGATGTCTAAATCTATCTTACGGTTTACGAGGGAGGAACCCATTCTAGTTTGAGCCAAGATGGTGCCTACCATTATAAGAACATTAAGGATAGAGTTACTGAGCCAACTCTCATTTATGACCAGTCAAATGTGATGAATTGTGTGAGACCAAGCTGCTAACATTGTGTCGTGAAGTTTGGGATGCCAACCTAGCGTCGTCATATGAAAAATATCCTTAGTGGCTTTTGGTAAAACTATAATCCCAAATATAGATGTTATCTCCTTCCAAATAGCCATTGCAAATGGGTAGTTGGATATTATGTATCTGAAGAGTTTGACTGCTTGTTGCATATGCAACACATATATGCCAAATGGCACCCCCTTTTCTGCAGATTCAAATCGCAAGGGAGCATACTATGCATGAACCTTGACAAATTGTAGGTCACCGAAGGATGGATAAACTTTATCCAAACAATCCTAACCCAAACTAAGGTATTCTATCAAATCGCCAGGTGCCTATGAGCCTCTCTCTATGAAAGGATATTGTTTCTCACGTACTTCCAAACTAATTGATCTTAAATCTGGTCCATAGGGAGGATCTTGGCTCAAACTAGAATGAGTTCCTCCCTATGAAGTGCTAAGTGATTGATGAATCTATAAAAGGATTTGAAGCTTCAGAgttgtgaaaagaaaaaatatgaaaactcATCTGATCCGACATTAGGGTTAATCAATTCTAACTTTTGTAATTCCTCCCAATCGATAGAGAATCCTTTAATTGGTAAGTGACAAAAGAAttccaaaacattatttttctatatttgcTAATCGATTAATAGTTAGAGTTAATCAAATAGAAGTATTAAAAAGCTCACGAACTGCTTTCCCTTTTTAACCAAATCTTCTTTTATAAATAAGGGGGTTGTGATCATTTCATTATACACAACAAAACGAATTTGAAGCAATACTTTCTCACATTCTACTCTCATCGTCATCTTTTTCTACTTAATTGAAATTGTCGTAGTGTTTTGAAAGTGAAAAATATTTGTGTGATTTTCTTATTATTATGGTGCTTTGTGAATATTGTAAGTTACTCAAAATGGTGTTGTCTCTTGTGTAATCTCTTTGAAAGAAGAAATTGTTTGTTCGTAAGCTTAAACAGTTAAAAGCTCTTGTTTAGTTCTTGAGAATTGAGATTAGACAATAAAAATTTATGTTTGGTTTGAGAGCTCAATCTACGGAGAGCTCTTATTTAATTTGAGATTAGTCTTATAAAATCTTTATAAGGTTCTTGAGTTGAGTTTAGCCTAATATAAAAGCTTTCCTGGATTTTAAGATTAGTCTCATCCAACAGCAAATATTGTAGATAAGTTTCCACCTAAAAGCGGAAAAGAGATCAAGCTCAACAATTCTcccaactaggggtggcaaaatgggccgcCCGCTCCGCCCGCCGCCCGTCCCACCTTATGCCCTCCAAAAAacaagcggggcgggcatgcccgccaagtaaaatgggcataaaagtcatgtccgccccgccaagatggcgggttggcgggcggcgggcttacccgcctatttttatttatatttttttaataaattaataggctttttttaccttttaattaaaattttcacttattttttaaaataattttttataaaatcaactttttaacaaatttacttaaaaaaatattaaatatatttataaataaatgtataaaataaaccatcaagaattgcaattactagaattaactaaaaaaagagtgagttttggaggagggcgaggtttggcgggcggcggggtttggcggggcgggtatggcaggtggcgggttttggcgggacgggctttggcgagcggcagAGTTTGGCGGGGCAGGTATGGCAggtggcgggttttggcggggcgggctttggcgagcggcggaccTAAAATCCCAACTCAACCCACCATTTTTTAAAGGGTGCACGGACGGGCCCGGCGGGCCaagacccgttttgccacccctactcccAACAACATCAATCAAACCGTCAAGTGTCAACAAAAACATTCAATTATCTTCTTACAAAAGTTTCTTTTTTAATCTatgtaaaaaaaactttttaattaattttataaggtGAGAAGAAGTGAATGTGTTTGTCCATAGTCCATAGCAATATTATGATTTAGCCTCAGTGTTTTTATGGCTATCAAGTTGTATTTCAATTCCTTTTGTTAGTGAAATTTTATGCTCTGTGTGTAGCTATAAGCGATAGATATTAACTCACATTACTACTAGTATTGTAGTCCTTTGGGAAGCATTTTCAATCATATTGCCTAAATAATCATTAATCAATACTGTATGGTTTAATTATTGACGTCTATATTGTGAGATAAGCACAAGTAGCTATGCATCATACTCGACTTAATTGTAAGAATTAAGTTGAACGAGTCCTTCGCGATAATTATTAGTGGACATGGAAGAAATTGGTGTTTAAACACTAATTATTATTGTGTGGCTTACTCTAATGATATGTCAATTCAAAAGCCCATTATGTAGTCCTTTGTAACGCTGTCTATTCAAATTAATTACATTACCTAGCTTACcgtaaaaatagaaagaaaaacagTTGAGCATCGACAATCACTATAAGCTTGACTAATATTGGCAAAGACATGACTTTTCTCTAACTTGACGGATATGTCATTAATTCAGCACAAAATACTGCATCTACTTGGTCCATCACCTTCATTTGTCATGCTTatcctttattattattttaaattagggttcaCAATCGTACTAATAGCTTGAAATTGCCTACGTGGCAGTTAGTTTCTGCAACCTCATCAGATTATTGGATTTCGTCAAAGCTCAAATTActtctgaaaatgagaaaatgaaatttgaaatttaagatTTTATAAAttaagtttttcaaaatttgagtttttttttgggttgtattttttgaaatttgagttTTAAGAAGAATACATCGATGAAAATGAATGAATATTGGAAGACTgttttttcaaatttgaatttttttttatacgaggttttttgaaatataaattttaaaaagaatataaCATTGACAAAGACTAATTAATATTGAAATAACAAAatgtataatttttaaattcGTTATAGTTGATTTGGTTTGTCGATTATCTCCACTTATATATAGTTGCAGTTGATCACCGAAGAAATCTTTCATAATCTTGGCATTCAATTTCATTCGTAAGTGTTCTTTATTGGCAAGCATCCTTTTCTCTTCCTTCCTTGAGATTACTTATTAGAGCGGGTGTCGTTCTTAGCCCTAAGCTTCTGTCTTTTTTCATTATTTTGCTTCCCCGTCCTCGCTTATCTGTGTATCGTTCTCAACTCACACTTTTACCTTCATTAATTTCCGTTCTTTGGTCAAGATGAGTGATATCCCTATTCACATAGTGAGCGATTCTGATAGTGATTTTTCTTCTGTTGCAAGAATTAGGGTATATCCTGATTCACATTCTCTCCACTTGTTGACAATTATAGGTGCCACGAAGTTGTGTCCTTTCCGATGATTCTGATTCAAAAAGTGTATTTGGGATCTCCCTCGATGAGAGAGCTTTTTCGTTGAACTCTTTTTAGGCTCTCTTGTCATATAAGAATGGTGAAGAGGATCACACTGAGCTCCCGACTCCCCTTCCTGTTTTCTACGATGTATAAATACAAGCTACTaagttgagagagagagagagagagagagagagcgcgcTAATGATTTTGTCCAGGTTTACAAGAAAACCCGTAGCGGTGCACCTAGCGATGATGAAATTAGGACCCACTTGGAGTATTGGGGTAGGCCAAATGTAATTTATTCAATCAAGTTGAGCGAGCATTTTAAAGTTGGCAGGTTATCCTAGTGAGACATGACATTGGTCGAGTCGATTGATGAGATCAAGTACGACTAGGTGGATGTAGAAGTGGTGAGAACCCCGTCCATTATAAATACCAAAATGGCTGTAGATGTTGCTGACATCACGGTCGGCGACCCTTTGCATTGGTTAGTCTTTTTTGTGGGTttggaaaaaatatata comes from Vicia villosa cultivar HV-30 ecotype Madison, WI unplaced genomic scaffold, Vvil1.0 ctg.002608F_1_1, whole genome shotgun sequence and encodes:
- the LOC131639392 gene encoding uncharacterized protein LOC131639392, with the protein product MIRTILIACHEFLNMKISEEKLSEKLKDTKVITYKNELANTKMRRKAVKKSVRFVDTERDPLLDKDEEKELVKGRGSCNSDCSSDFDEFGERERMNIRVKVKMTREEAAKFLSKFKDKEGAVLPFKDVAPHIVALPLDRVTILST